Proteins encoded together in one Rhinopithecus roxellana isolate Shanxi Qingling chromosome 3, ASM756505v1, whole genome shotgun sequence window:
- the GRXCR2 gene encoding glutaredoxin domain-containing cysteine-rich protein 2: MEDPEKKVNQKSDGKPRKVRFKISSSYSGRVLKQVFEDGQELELPKEEYPHSFLQESLEPMDGVYGSGKAPRPQLYSPKLTAQRISVFREGNGYTLAGGQPLFNDYKANDHKPLPIIDFGKIIIYTNNLKIIRTPMDKRDFVRKILQKEEEAEEASLMNKEESYGGRDQQDRPLVEAESTFPHNRCTQEGDIPEDSCFHCRGSGSATCSLCHGSKFSMLANRFKESYRALRCPACNENGLQPCQICNQ; this comes from the exons ATGGAGGACCCCGAGAAGAAAGTGAATCAGAAGAGTGATGGCAAACCCCGGAAAGTACGATTTAAAATCTCCTCCTCCTACAGCGGTCGAGTACTGAAGCAGGTCTTTGAGGATGGGCAGGAATTAGAGTTACCAAAGGAGGAATATCCTCACAGTTTTCTGCAAGAGTCTCTTGAACCAATGGATGGTGTTTATGGGTCTGGGAAAGCCCCCAGGCCCCAGCTGTACTCCCCTAAGCTGACTGCTCAGAGGATCAGTGTGTTTAGAGAGGGTAATGGCTACACCTTGGCAGGCGGCCAGCCTCTGTTCAACGATTACAAGGCGAATGACCATAAG CCCCTACCTATTATAGATTTTGGAAAGATAATCATCTACACTAATAACCTGAAAATCATTCGAACCCCAATGGACAAGAGAGACTTTGTGAGGAAAATTCTCCAGAAGGAAGAAGAGGCTGAGGAAGCGTCTCTGATGAACAAAGAAGAAAGCTATGGAGGCAGGGACCAGCAAGATAGACCTTTGGTGGAGGCAGAAAGCACATTCCCCCATAACCGGTGTACTCAG GAAGGGGATATTCCCGAGGACAGCTGTTTTCACTGCCGAGGGTCGGGCAGTGCCACCTGCTCTCTGTGCCACGGCAGCAAGTTCTCGATGCTGGCCAACAGATTTAAGGAGTCCTATCGGGCCCTGAGGTGCCCTGCCTGCAATGAGAATGGCCTACAGCCTTGCCAGATTTGTAATCAATAG